The following nucleotide sequence is from Anopheles bellator unplaced genomic scaffold, idAnoBellAS_SP24_06.2 scaffold02664_ctg1, whole genome shotgun sequence.
CCCAGCGAGACTGCAGTAAAAGTTTTGACAAATGTTCCGGGGCCCCACACGACCCCATAGCCCGGCGCCGGCTTCGTCGTTTTGCACGTGTCGAGTTTGTCAATGTTTCGACTTGGTTCGGGTTATGATAGGTCGCATGCTCGGTGGACTCACTGGACGATAAACATCGCTGGCGGCGTCAGTTTGGAacggcttttttttcgttacttCTGGTCGGCTTGCGTCCGGGGATGGGGAGTTCTGCCGCCAGCTGACCTTAGACCGTGGGTTACAGTTTGATGCAGTTCGCCGTGTCCGCCGCCGCGGGTTTGTTGATGGTGCGCAAATGTGCGCACCGGAACGGCACGTGTGcgcaactaaaacaaaaatacgttACGTTTGGGGAAGCTCGACGAGGAAGCTTTTAAAttgggtggccaccgtcctTCGCGCAGCATTTCGTTTAATTAGTTCGTCCGGTTGGTGTTGCGCTGCGAATGCAGGcgtttcgacgacgatgatgatggtacaACGACCGCTCTCGTTGCTAGTGTTCGAGGTGAACGTgatcgtgctgctgatgctggacTTCGGATCCACCGAGGCCGTGCCGCAGGTGAACCACTGGCACCACCCGAGCGCTGGCCACACGCACCCCATGTACCAGGCGTGCCTCAGTGACTATCCGTGTGAGCCGAGCTATTTGTGCGACTTTTACGagtgcgacgaggacgaagcggACGATTCGGAGCAAATCTGTGGTTCGGAAGAAAACGAGTCAACCAGCAGCGAAGAGTG
It contains:
- the LOC131214826 gene encoding uncharacterized protein LOC131214826, with amino-acid sequence MMMVQRPLSLLVFEVNVIVLLMLDFGSTEAVPQVNHWHHPSAGHTHPMYQACLSDYPCEPSYLCDFYECDEDEADDSEQICGSEENESTSSEECGETTVTTTTAAPTTSTKTETTTVPTTTTTTTESTTTTTSKTSSTTDSPTTETTASTEPTATTTT